The Salinibacterium sp. M195 genome includes a window with the following:
- a CDS encoding TadA family conjugal transfer-associated ATPase — MTENPQTSDPVPFVARRRFSAEPTLAVSAPNTGSTARASPDSRAGDTAGDSAAQALHEFGPLAPYVGRANTTDVFVNGAQKVWLDRGGGLESVGDVGMTEADLRALAVRLINLGGRHIDEASPCVDVRLAGGLRVHAVLPPISPTGTLLSIRVPSHEPLGLEQLDLAGFFSAVPLERVKALIDGRENMLISGASGAGKTTFLGALLGAASESERIVAIEDVAELRVEHPHFVSLEARQANLEGAGGYGLPALVREALRMRPDRLVVGECRGAEIRELLSALNTGHDGGAGTLHANSLKDVPSRLEALGALAGMDATAIARQAVSAIGAVLHVDRVEGRRRLSHVGRLVLDDHDRLAIAELE; from the coding sequence GTGACTGAAAATCCCCAGACCAGCGACCCGGTTCCTTTCGTCGCGCGGCGAAGATTCTCAGCGGAACCCACTCTCGCTGTGAGCGCGCCGAACACAGGCTCAACCGCACGAGCGAGTCCCGATTCTCGGGCAGGGGATACCGCCGGAGATTCCGCGGCGCAAGCGCTGCATGAGTTCGGCCCTCTAGCTCCCTACGTCGGTCGGGCCAACACCACCGACGTCTTTGTCAACGGTGCGCAGAAGGTGTGGCTTGATCGAGGCGGCGGGCTTGAGTCCGTTGGCGACGTCGGGATGACCGAGGCCGACCTGCGCGCGCTCGCCGTACGCCTCATCAATCTCGGTGGTCGGCACATCGATGAAGCATCTCCCTGTGTTGATGTGCGTTTGGCCGGAGGGCTGCGAGTTCACGCGGTGCTGCCGCCCATCTCGCCCACCGGCACGTTGCTCTCGATTCGAGTGCCCAGCCATGAACCCCTGGGGCTGGAACAACTCGACCTCGCGGGGTTCTTCAGCGCCGTGCCGTTGGAGCGCGTGAAGGCCCTCATCGACGGGCGGGAGAATATGCTCATCTCCGGCGCCTCAGGAGCGGGAAAGACCACGTTTTTGGGAGCACTGTTGGGTGCGGCATCCGAGTCGGAACGCATTGTTGCGATCGAAGATGTTGCGGAGTTGCGGGTCGAGCATCCGCACTTTGTGTCATTGGAGGCGCGGCAAGCGAACCTTGAAGGTGCCGGTGGCTACGGTCTTCCCGCGTTGGTTCGAGAGGCATTGAGGATGCGGCCTGACCGGCTTGTTGTTGGCGAGTGCCGCGGTGCAGAAATCCGCGAACTTCTGAGCGCATTGAACACTGGCCACGATGGTGGTGCTGGCACGCTGCACGCGAACTCGCTGAAGGACGTCCCCAGCCGACTGGAGGCGTTGGGCGCGCTCGCCGGAATGGATGCGACGGCTATCGCCCGGCAGGCAGTGAGCGCAATCGGTGCGGTGTTGCACGTTGATCGTGTTGAGGGTCGCCGAAGACTCAGCCACGTGGGGCGGCTTGTGCTTGACGATCACGACCGGCTTGCGATTGCGGAACTCGAATGA